The Erythrobacter aurantius genome includes a window with the following:
- a CDS encoding spermidine synthase family protein produces the protein MLPRETIATAQIPQGEELTLVSHGSDFIIMLGRDELMGTRMRFSEEQLAHLTLARLSKPAPRILIGGYGMGFTYRAALERLPERGQVIVAEIVPEILDWAKGPLAHLTGDTLDDPKGEIILCDVAALIDDANDGTCNKFDAILLDVDNGPDGVVRDANDRLYTRTGLAKAREALKPGGILAIWSAAPDHKFTRRVKEAGFDVDVQEVRARPNNKGPRHTIWFAAKSA, from the coding sequence ATGCTTCCCCGCGAAACCATCGCCACAGCGCAGATCCCTCAAGGAGAGGAACTGACCCTCGTCAGCCACGGCAGCGATTTCATCATCATGCTGGGCCGGGATGAGCTGATGGGTACGCGCATGCGCTTTTCCGAGGAACAGCTTGCGCATCTGACGCTTGCCCGGCTGTCGAAGCCCGCGCCGCGCATCCTGATCGGCGGTTATGGCATGGGCTTCACCTATCGCGCTGCGCTGGAACGACTGCCTGAGCGGGGGCAGGTCATCGTCGCGGAAATTGTGCCGGAAATCCTCGATTGGGCGAAAGGTCCGCTGGCGCATCTGACCGGCGACACTCTCGACGATCCCAAAGGCGAAATCATCCTGTGCGATGTCGCGGCGCTGATCGACGATGCAAATGACGGCACCTGCAACAAGTTCGACGCGATCCTGCTCGATGTCGACAATGGCCCCGATGGCGTGGTGCGCGATGCCAACGACCGTCTCTATACCCGCACCGGTCTTGCCAAGGCTCGCGAAGCGTTGAAGCCGGGCGGAATCCTTGCGATCTGGTCAGCCGCGCCCGATCACAAATTTACCCGCCGCGTAAAAGAGGCGGGCTTTGACGTGGACGTGCAGGAAGTGCGGGCGCGCCCCAACAACAAGGGGCCGCGTCACACCATCTGGTTCGCGGCAAAATCCGCCTAG
- the pnp gene encoding polyribonucleotide nucleotidyltransferase: MFDTKTVSLEWGGKTLTLETGRIARQADGAVLATYGETVVLCAVTAAKSVKDGQDFFPLTVHYQEKFSAAGRIPGGFFKRERGATEKETLTSRLIDRPIRPLFPEGFYNEINVICQVLSFDGETEADIVAMVAASAALTISGVPFMGPIGAARVGFIDGEYVLNPKQDKALEEGRLDLVVAATHDAVMMVESEAKELTEEEMLGAVMFAHDEIKNVVGAIIELAEQAAKDPWEIDTSDDKSAMKAELMGLIGDDIAAAYKLTDKSARSDALNEARAKAKAHYADADGQTAMVANKLVKKLEADIVRTAILKDGQRIDGRKLDQVRPIESIVGFLPRAHGSALFTRGETQAICTTTLGTKDAEQMIDGLEGLSYSNFMLHYNFPPYSVGEVGRFGAPGRREIGHGKLAWRALHPVLPTHEDFPYTIRILSDITESNGSSSMATVCGGCLSMMDAGVPIERPVSGIAMGLILEGDEFAVLSDILGDEDHLGDMDFKVAGTENGITTMQMDIKVAGITKEIMAKALEQAKAGRAHILGEMAKALTGARTEVSKHAPRIETIQIDKSKIRDVIGTGGKVIREIVAETGAKVDIDDEGVIKISSSNLDEIEAAKNWILGIVEEPEVGKIYNGKVVNIVDFGAFVNFMGGKDGLVHVSEMKNERVEKPTDVVSEGMEVKVKVLEIDNRGKVRLSMRVVDQETGEELEDTRPPREPRGDKPRGDRGDRGGRGGDRRGPRGGGRGRGGNRDGGNDGPAAMPDFLKD, from the coding sequence ATGTTCGACACGAAAACCGTATCGCTGGAGTGGGGCGGAAAAACCCTCACTCTGGAAACCGGCCGTATTGCCCGTCAGGCTGACGGCGCGGTCCTCGCCACTTATGGCGAAACTGTTGTTCTTTGCGCGGTCACCGCTGCAAAGAGCGTGAAGGACGGGCAGGACTTTTTCCCGCTCACCGTCCACTATCAGGAAAAATTCTCCGCAGCTGGCCGTATTCCGGGTGGCTTCTTCAAGCGCGAACGCGGCGCGACCGAAAAGGAAACGCTCACCAGCCGCCTGATCGACCGTCCGATCCGTCCGCTGTTCCCTGAAGGTTTCTACAACGAAATCAACGTTATCTGCCAGGTCCTGTCGTTTGACGGCGAAACCGAAGCCGACATCGTTGCAATGGTTGCGGCTTCTGCCGCGCTGACCATTTCGGGCGTTCCCTTCATGGGCCCGATCGGCGCTGCCCGCGTCGGCTTCATCGACGGCGAATACGTTCTCAACCCGAAGCAGGACAAGGCTCTCGAAGAAGGCCGCCTCGATCTCGTCGTTGCCGCAACGCATGACGCGGTGATGATGGTCGAATCCGAAGCCAAGGAACTGACCGAGGAAGAAATGCTCGGCGCTGTCATGTTCGCGCATGACGAGATCAAGAACGTCGTGGGCGCGATCATTGAGCTGGCCGAACAGGCTGCCAAGGACCCGTGGGAAATCGACACTTCGGACGACAAGTCCGCGATGAAGGCCGAACTGATGGGCCTGATCGGTGACGATATTGCCGCCGCTTACAAGCTGACCGACAAGTCGGCGCGTTCGGACGCGCTCAACGAAGCGCGTGCCAAGGCGAAGGCGCATTATGCCGATGCCGACGGCCAGACCGCGATGGTCGCCAACAAGCTGGTCAAGAAGCTCGAAGCCGACATCGTGCGCACCGCCATCCTTAAGGACGGCCAGCGCATCGACGGGCGTAAGCTCGATCAGGTCCGCCCGATCGAAAGCATCGTCGGCTTCCTGCCGCGCGCACACGGTTCGGCGCTGTTCACCCGCGGTGAAACGCAGGCGATCTGCACCACCACGCTGGGCACCAAGGACGCTGAGCAGATGATCGACGGTCTTGAAGGCCTGTCGTATTCGAACTTCATGCTGCACTACAACTTCCCGCCCTATTCGGTTGGTGAAGTGGGCCGCTTTGGCGCGCCGGGCCGTCGTGAAATCGGCCACGGCAAGCTGGCATGGCGCGCGCTGCACCCGGTGCTGCCGACGCATGAGGATTTCCCCTACACGATCCGCATCCTGTCGGACATCACCGAATCCAACGGCTCGTCCTCGATGGCGACCGTGTGCGGTGGCTGTCTGTCGATGATGGACGCAGGCGTTCCGATCGAGCGTCCGGTGTCCGGCATCGCTATGGGCCTGATCCTTGAAGGCGATGAATTTGCCGTCCTGTCGGACATCCTCGGTGACGAAGATCACCTTGGCGACATGGACTTCAAGGTCGCCGGTACCGAAAACGGCATCACCACGATGCAGATGGACATCAAGGTTGCCGGCATCACCAAGGAAATCATGGCGAAGGCGCTGGAGCAGGCAAAGGCCGGTCGTGCGCACATCCTTGGCGAAATGGCCAAGGCGCTGACCGGTGCCCGCACCGAGGTTTCCAAGCATGCTCCGCGCATCGAGACGATCCAGATCGACAAATCGAAGATCCGCGACGTCATCGGCACGGGCGGCAAGGTGATCCGCGAGATCGTCGCCGAAACCGGCGCCAAGGTGGACATCGATGACGAAGGCGTGATCAAGATCTCGTCCTCGAACCTTGACGAGATCGAAGCGGCCAAGAACTGGATCCTCGGCATCGTCGAAGAGCCGGAAGTGGGCAAGATCTACAACGGCAAGGTCGTGAACATCGTCGATTTCGGCGCATTCGTGAACTTCATGGGCGGCAAGGACGGTCTCGTCCACGTGTCGGAAATGAAGAACGAGCGCGTCGAAAAGCCGACCGATGTCGTCTCCGAAGGCATGGAAGTGAAGGTCAAGGTTCTCGAAATCGACAACCGCGGCAAGGTCCGCCTGTCGATGCGTGTGGTTGACCAGGAAACCGGCGAAGAGCTGGAAGACACCCGTCCGCCGCGCGAACCGCGTGGTGACAAGCCGCGCGGCGATCGTGGTGATCGCGGTGGCCGTGGCGGCGATCGCCGTGGCCCGCGTGGTGGCGGTCGTGGTCGCGGTGGCAATCGCGATGGCGGCAATGACGGCCCCGCAGCGATGCCCGACTTCCTGAAGGACTAA
- the rpsO gene encoding 30S ribosomal protein S15, with protein sequence MSVTAEKKQEIIKDNARIEGDTGSPEVQVAILTERIRNLTEHFKSNHKDNHSRRGLLMMVNKRRNLLAYLKKKDVERYNALIQKLGLRK encoded by the coding sequence ATGTCGGTTACCGCCGAAAAGAAGCAAGAGATCATCAAGGACAACGCCCGCATCGAAGGCGACACGGGCAGCCCGGAAGTCCAGGTCGCGATCCTCACCGAGCGCATCCGCAACCTCACCGAGCACTTCAAGTCCAACCACAAGGACAACCATTCGCGTCGCGGCCTGCTGATGATGGTCAACAAGCGTCGCAATCTGCTCGCATACCTCAAGAAGAAGGATGTGGAGCGGTACAACGCCCTGATCCAGAAGCTGGGTCTGCGTAAGTAA
- the truB gene encoding tRNA pseudouridine(55) synthase TruB, with product MSEKKPAPNGWIILDKPRGLGSTQAVGAVKRVLREGGYAKAKVGHGGTLDPLAEGVLPIALGEATKLAGRMLDASKIYEFTIQFGRETDTLDTEGEVVATSDVQPGFGPVETVVEQQFTGTIDQVPPAFSALKVNGKRSYARARAGENVDLPTRRVTVGPWRYIEEGFVGEFDASEQYATLSVRVSKGTYIRSLARDIARALGTVGHVTYLRRTKAGPFTEAQAISLDKLNEIANGAQLSDLLLPLEAGLDDIPALSLSQTDAQAVRQGRVLSGLPQSSGLYFAKLGNVPVALVEIMDGTAKVVRGFNLPDVAE from the coding sequence ATGAGCGAAAAGAAACCCGCCCCGAACGGATGGATCATCCTCGACAAGCCGCGCGGCCTCGGTTCGACGCAGGCCGTCGGCGCGGTCAAGCGGGTCTTGCGCGAAGGTGGCTATGCCAAAGCCAAGGTCGGCCATGGCGGCACTCTCGACCCGCTGGCTGAAGGGGTGCTGCCGATCGCGCTCGGAGAGGCGACAAAGCTTGCCGGGCGGATGCTCGATGCGAGCAAGATTTATGAGTTCACGATCCAGTTTGGCCGGGAGACTGATACGCTGGATACCGAGGGCGAGGTTGTCGCGACTTCTGATGTGCAACCTGGGTTTGGCCCGGTAGAAACTGTTGTCGAGCAGCAATTCACAGGTACGATCGATCAAGTTCCACCAGCCTTTTCTGCCCTCAAGGTTAATGGAAAACGATCCTATGCTCGTGCAAGAGCGGGTGAGAATGTCGATTTGCCGACACGTCGCGTCACGGTAGGGCCTTGGCGCTACATCGAAGAGGGGTTTGTCGGCGAGTTTGACGCAAGCGAGCAATATGCGACGCTCTCTGTGCGAGTCTCCAAGGGCACCTACATCCGCTCTCTTGCACGGGATATCGCGCGCGCCCTTGGAACTGTCGGTCATGTCACCTATCTACGTCGCACAAAGGCCGGTCCTTTCACCGAGGCACAGGCGATTTCGCTGGACAAGTTGAACGAAATCGCTAATGGCGCGCAACTATCTGACCTACTCCTGCCGTTGGAGGCAGGGCTGGACGACATCCCGGCCCTTTCCCTCTCCCAGACAGACGCGCAGGCGGTCCGCCAGGGCCGGGTCTTGTCTGGATTGCCCCAATCATCCGGGCTTTACTTTGCGAAACTGGGCAATGTCCCGGTCGCGCTGGTGGAGATCATGGATGGGACGGCCAAAGTCGTCAGGGGTTTCAACCTTCCCGATGTCGCAGAGTAA
- the glpD gene encoding glycerol-3-phosphate dehydrogenase, producing MQKHYDLLIIGGGINGAGIARDAAGRGLSVCLVEKDDLASATSSASTKLVHGGLRYLEHYEFRLVRESLIERERLLGIAPHIIWPLRFVLPHDKGLRPKWMLRLGLFLYDHIGGRKLLPPTETVDLRAAPHEQVLEDRLVTGFEYSDCWVEDSRLVVLNCMDAKERGADILTRTECVRLDRSVDHWTASLRGDDGEWQITANTVINAAGPWVDTVLGRALPDERHENLRLVKGSHLIFPRLFDHDRCYIFQNRDNRIVFAIPYERDFTLVGTTDVLFEGDPAGIDISDAEARYICDAVNEYLRVDVSPDQAVASYAGVRPLYEDKAASNSTVTRDYQFELDRDGPPILSIFGGKLTTYRKLAEHALEKLDLAGSSWTADQPLPGGDIAPDGFDDFVTRQCAAYPWLPEKAVLRLARAYGTRMNAILNGAQGTNDLGAHLGGDVYAAELEYLAAQEFARTAEDVLKRRSKLYLHLTDDEQARIEDWFDRAD from the coding sequence ATGCAAAAACATTACGATCTGCTCATCATCGGCGGCGGCATCAATGGCGCCGGGATCGCTCGCGATGCGGCGGGGCGCGGCCTGTCGGTGTGCCTTGTCGAGAAGGACGATCTCGCCAGCGCCACCTCCAGCGCCTCGACCAAGCTGGTGCACGGCGGGCTGCGGTATCTGGAGCACTACGAATTCCGCCTGGTGCGCGAAAGCCTTATCGAACGCGAGCGGCTGCTCGGCATCGCGCCGCACATCATCTGGCCGCTGCGCTTCGTCCTGCCGCATGACAAGGGGTTGCGGCCCAAATGGATGCTGCGGCTGGGTCTGTTCCTCTATGACCATATCGGCGGTCGCAAACTCCTGCCGCCGACCGAGACGGTGGACCTTCGCGCGGCGCCGCACGAGCAGGTGCTGGAAGACAGGTTAGTCACCGGCTTCGAATATTCGGATTGCTGGGTCGAGGATTCGCGTCTCGTCGTGCTCAACTGCATGGATGCTAAGGAGCGCGGGGCGGACATCCTCACTCGCACCGAATGCGTCAGGCTGGATCGCTCAGTCGATCATTGGACCGCAAGTCTCCGGGGCGATGACGGCGAATGGCAGATCACCGCCAACACAGTGATCAACGCCGCCGGGCCGTGGGTCGATACCGTGCTGGGCCGCGCCTTGCCGGATGAGCGACACGAGAACCTGCGGCTGGTCAAAGGCAGCCACCTGATCTTCCCGCGCCTGTTCGATCATGATCGCTGCTACATCTTCCAGAACCGCGACAATCGTATCGTCTTTGCAATACCTTACGAACGAGATTTCACACTGGTTGGCACCACCGATGTGCTGTTCGAAGGTGATCCTGCGGGGATCGACATATCGGATGCCGAAGCGCGCTATATCTGCGATGCGGTGAACGAATATCTGCGGGTGGACGTGTCTCCCGATCAGGCCGTTGCCAGCTACGCCGGGGTGCGTCCCCTGTACGAAGACAAGGCCGCATCGAATTCCACCGTCACCCGCGATTACCAGTTCGAACTGGATCGTGACGGCCCGCCAATCCTCTCGATCTTTGGCGGCAAGCTCACGACCTATCGCAAGCTTGCCGAGCATGCGCTTGAAAAGCTTGACCTGGCGGGTTCCTCATGGACTGCGGACCAGCCTCTCCCCGGCGGCGATATCGCCCCGGACGGCTTCGATGATTTCGTGACCCGGCAATGCGCGGCATACCCGTGGCTTCCAGAAAAAGCAGTCCTGCGGCTCGCCCGCGCCTATGGCACACGGATGAACGCCATTCTGAACGGGGCGCAGGGTACAAATGATCTCGGCGCGCATCTGGGCGGCGATGTCTATGCGGCAGAGCTGGAATATCTCGCAGCGCAGGAATTCGCCCGCACGGCAGAAGACGTGCTCAAACGCCGATCAAAACTGTATTTGCACCTGACTGATGACGAACAGGCGCGTATCGAAGACTGGTTTGATCGCGCGGACTAG
- a CDS encoding site-2 protease family protein translates to MTDTALLIILLIPCLIVAIVFHEVAHGMMAKALGDPTASERGRLTLNPLRHVDPVGTLLVPGVLLLAGAPAFGWAKPVPVNKYRLNNPRFGMMAVAAAGPGINFILAGLGAVLIGVLSIFAGQSILADDNTVGVALTMFLLINIFLGLFNLLPIPPFDGSHLVGGLLPARLRFQWERLQRYGIVLIFAVIGYSWMFGTGWLEVTVLPVLEWAMRFYIGIADAIASPFIRG, encoded by the coding sequence ATGACCGACACCGCGCTGCTCATCATCCTGCTGATCCCGTGCCTGATCGTGGCCATCGTGTTTCACGAGGTCGCGCACGGGATGATGGCAAAGGCGCTGGGCGATCCCACCGCCAGCGAGCGCGGGCGGCTGACGCTGAACCCGCTGCGCCATGTCGATCCGGTAGGAACCCTGCTGGTTCCGGGCGTGCTGTTGCTGGCAGGAGCGCCCGCTTTTGGCTGGGCCAAGCCGGTGCCGGTGAACAAGTACCGCCTGAACAATCCGCGTTTCGGCATGATGGCGGTGGCAGCGGCGGGGCCAGGCATCAACTTCATCCTCGCAGGGCTGGGCGCGGTGTTGATCGGCGTCCTCAGCATCTTTGCGGGCCAGAGTATCCTTGCCGATGACAACACCGTCGGTGTGGCGCTGACGATGTTCCTCTTGATCAACATCTTCCTTGGCCTGTTCAACCTGTTGCCGATCCCGCCGTTTGACGGGTCGCACCTCGTCGGAGGGCTGTTGCCGGCGCGGCTGCGGTTCCAGTGGGAACGATTGCAGCGATACGGGATCGTGCTGATCTTCGCGGTGATCGGATACAGCTGGATGTTCGGAACCGGCTGGCTTGAGGTGACGGTGCTGCCGGTACTCGAATGGGCCATGCGCTTTTACATCGGGATCGCCGACGCGATCGCCTCGCCCTTCATCAGGGGCTAG
- a CDS encoding thymidine kinase: MAKLYFYFSSMNAGKSTTMLQADFNYRERGMATMLWTAELDTRSQGMVRSRIGLEAGAHLYRPDTDLLVEISAAKAQGPLDCVLLDEAQFLTPEQVWQLAAVADELGVPVLCYGLRTDFQGALFPGSAVLLGIADTLVELKAVCHCGRKATMNLRVTEDGSAVKQGAQTEIGGNDRYVALCRKHFSAALKA, from the coding sequence ATGGCCAAGCTGTATTTCTATTTTTCCAGCATGAACGCGGGCAAATCGACCACCATGCTGCAAGCCGATTTCAACTATCGCGAGCGCGGCATGGCGACGATGCTGTGGACGGCAGAGCTCGACACCCGCTCTCAGGGAATGGTGCGCAGCCGGATCGGGCTGGAGGCGGGGGCGCATCTCTATCGCCCGGATACCGATCTGCTCGTAGAAATCAGCGCCGCCAAGGCGCAGGGGCCGCTCGATTGTGTGCTGCTGGACGAAGCGCAGTTCCTCACCCCCGAACAGGTCTGGCAATTGGCTGCGGTGGCCGATGAATTGGGTGTCCCTGTGCTGTGTTATGGTCTGCGCACCGATTTCCAGGGCGCGCTATTCCCCGGATCGGCGGTGCTGCTTGGCATTGCCGATACGCTCGTCGAGTTGAAGGCAGTATGCCACTGCGGTCGCAAGGCGACGATGAACCTGCGCGTGACCGAGGATGGAAGCGCGGTGAAGCAGGGCGCGCAGACCGAAATCGGCGGCAATGATCGCTATGTCGCGCTCTGCCGCAAGCATTTCAGCGCGGCATTGAAGGCGTGA
- a CDS encoding AbgT family transporter: protein MASAADATKSNEGMTGFLGWIERHGNKLPDPVFLFFWLIFILVAISVIADVAGLSALHPTEIDPDTGAAKVIAAKSLLSPENIQKLWVEMPKTFTHFHPLGYVLVVMLGAGVAERSGLFGTAMRAGVRDAPKALLTPIIVLVGMMGNLAADAAYVVLIPLAGIIFHAAGRHPIAGIAAAFAGVSGGFSANLLPGQLDALLFGITEAAVETVFGDFTANIAGNWYFIAGMTFVFLPVIWFVTDKIIEPKLGKWNPERAGNMASDEDGDRPLSDAEKRGLAYAGLAVVSVVALWILMTWGPGTPLINEEAELESARLTPFYQSLVAGFFVLFLLAGWAYGKGAGTIGDHRDLVKMMSGAMEDLAYYLVLAFAAAHFVAMFAWSELGLILAVNGADFLGSTNMPAWALLASIILVSALLNLFVGSASAKWALISPVMVPMLMLLGISPEMGTAAYRVGDGATNIITPLMVYFPLILIFCQRWDKDFGLGSLAAVMLPFSIGLLVSGLALTIGWVVLDLPLGPGASVFMEVPTATAPPAIQPAN, encoded by the coding sequence ATGGCATCGGCCGCAGACGCGACCAAATCGAACGAAGGCATGACCGGCTTTCTCGGCTGGATCGAACGCCACGGAAACAAGCTGCCTGATCCGGTCTTTCTGTTTTTCTGGCTGATCTTCATTCTGGTCGCGATTTCGGTGATTGCGGACGTGGCCGGGCTTTCGGCGCTCCACCCGACCGAGATTGATCCCGATACCGGGGCGGCGAAAGTGATTGCCGCAAAGAGCCTGCTGTCACCCGAAAACATCCAGAAACTCTGGGTGGAAATGCCCAAGACCTTCACCCATTTCCACCCGCTCGGCTATGTTCTGGTGGTGATGCTGGGCGCAGGCGTGGCGGAGCGTTCGGGCCTGTTCGGAACTGCGATGCGCGCCGGTGTGCGCGATGCGCCAAAGGCTTTGCTCACCCCGATCATCGTGCTGGTGGGGATGATGGGCAACCTTGCGGCCGATGCGGCCTATGTGGTGCTGATCCCACTCGCAGGCATCATATTCCACGCAGCCGGTCGCCACCCGATTGCCGGGATTGCCGCGGCCTTTGCGGGGGTTTCCGGCGGGTTTTCGGCCAATTTGCTGCCCGGCCAGCTTGATGCCCTGCTGTTCGGTATCACCGAAGCGGCGGTGGAGACCGTGTTTGGCGATTTCACTGCCAACATCGCGGGCAATTGGTACTTCATTGCCGGGATGACCTTTGTCTTCTTGCCGGTGATCTGGTTCGTGACCGACAAGATTATCGAACCCAAGCTGGGCAAATGGAATCCTGAGCGGGCCGGAAACATGGCCAGCGACGAAGACGGCGATCGCCCCCTGAGTGACGCCGAAAAGCGCGGCCTTGCCTATGCCGGCCTCGCTGTCGTGTCCGTGGTCGCACTGTGGATCTTGATGACCTGGGGGCCGGGTACGCCGCTGATCAATGAGGAGGCGGAACTGGAAAGCGCGCGTCTGACGCCGTTTTACCAGAGCCTTGTCGCAGGGTTCTTCGTACTCTTCCTGCTGGCAGGCTGGGCCTATGGCAAAGGCGCCGGGACCATCGGCGATCACCGCGATCTGGTGAAGATGATGTCGGGCGCGATGGAGGATCTCGCGTATTACCTCGTGCTTGCCTTTGCCGCCGCGCATTTCGTGGCGATGTTCGCATGGTCGGAACTGGGCTTGATCCTTGCGGTGAATGGCGCGGATTTCCTTGGCAGCACCAATATGCCCGCATGGGCGCTGCTGGCTTCGATCATCCTCGTCTCCGCGCTGCTCAACCTGTTTGTCGGATCGGCCAGCGCGAAATGGGCGCTGATTTCGCCAGTGATGGTGCCGATGCTGATGTTGCTCGGCATTTCGCCTGAAATGGGGACGGCGGCCTATCGCGTGGGCGATGGGGCGACCAACATCATCACGCCGCTGATGGTGTATTTCCCGCTGATCCTGATCTTCTGCCAGCGCTGGGACAAGGATTTCGGCCTCGGTTCGCTGGCCGCAGTCATGCTGCCGTTCTCGATCGGCCTGCTGGTTTCCGGCTTGGCGCTCACGATCGGCTGGGTCGTGCTCGACCTGCCGCTGGGGCCGGGGGCGAGCGTGTTCATGGAGGTGCCGACAGCAACCGCCCCGCCCGCAATCCAGCCCGCAAACTGA
- a CDS encoding YceI family protein, producing MKSWLRPILLSILAVSLPVGTTAQSTASATAPAPAQTAATINYRLDASASNVSARVPFFGLASKTARFPRMQGAVSIVPGAPERAVIDVTFDAVAIEAPDETTLQRLRGERFFWVERYPTIRFVGRSLRMTSATKGTVRGELTARGVTRPETLSVEFETDPAKASGVAITFTGEMEIDRRNYGMKSYQLIVGNNVDIRLRARMVPR from the coding sequence ATGAAAAGCTGGTTGCGCCCGATACTGCTGTCCATTCTGGCGGTTTCGCTGCCGGTGGGTACGACTGCGCAATCAACCGCTTCGGCGACGGCTCCGGCACCCGCACAAACCGCAGCGACAATCAACTATCGGCTCGACGCGAGCGCCAGCAATGTGTCGGCTCGGGTGCCGTTCTTCGGCCTCGCCAGCAAGACGGCACGCTTTCCCCGGATGCAGGGCGCTGTCAGCATCGTCCCCGGCGCGCCCGAACGCGCGGTGATCGACGTGACTTTCGATGCCGTCGCAATCGAGGCACCCGACGAAACCACACTCCAACGTCTTCGCGGCGAGCGGTTCTTCTGGGTTGAACGCTATCCCACGATCCGGTTCGTCGGAAGGTCGCTGCGGATGACTTCGGCGACGAAGGGCACCGTCCGGGGCGAATTGACCGCGCGCGGCGTGACTCGGCCCGAAACGCTGAGTGTCGAGTTCGAGACCGATCCGGCCAAGGCAAGCGGGGTTGCCATCACCTTTACCGGAGAGATGGAGATTGACCGGCGCAATTACGGGATGAAAAGCTATCAGCTCATCGTCGGCAACAATGTCGATATCAGGCTGAGGGCGCGCATGGTGCCGCGTTGA
- the rbfA gene encoding 30S ribosome-binding factor RbfA, with the protein MAKRQEFTAEQASVRVLKVGERVRHILSELLARQEVHDEVVSASNISVTEVRMTPDLRHATAYVKPLLGAGDDEVVHALRQNTAFLQREVAKRLGLKFAPKLKFRKDESFAEADRIEALLRDPKVARDLGSDEEE; encoded by the coding sequence ATGGCAAAGCGACAAGAATTCACCGCAGAACAGGCTTCGGTTCGCGTGCTCAAGGTGGGCGAACGGGTGCGCCATATCCTGTCCGAATTGCTCGCCCGTCAGGAAGTTCACGACGAGGTGGTGAGCGCGTCGAACATCTCCGTCACCGAGGTGCGGATGACGCCCGATCTGCGGCATGCGACGGCCTATGTGAAGCCGCTGCTGGGTGCGGGGGATGATGAGGTCGTCCATGCCTTGCGGCAGAACACCGCCTTTCTTCAGCGCGAAGTGGCCAAGCGTCTCGGCCTGAAATTCGCGCCCAAGCTGAAGTTCCGCAAGGATGAAAGCTTTGCCGAAGCCGACCGGATCGAGGCGCTGCTGCGCGATCCCAAGGTTGCCCGCGATCTGGGCAGTGACGAGGAAGAATAG
- a CDS encoding PaaI family thioesterase, with product MADMAAYFPDDASGSPHTALLGSQFVSFDEATQTATMRFTVKREMCTWRGGVQGGLIAGYLDDVMGYAFVAATGGEMAPLNLEISMTLIRLIPEGATVIGKGRVVKAGRRVVFLEGELLAEDGTVYARSTSTAIPTPRPSPTETGMG from the coding sequence ATGGCTGACATGGCTGCATATTTCCCCGATGACGCGAGCGGTTCGCCCCACACGGCGCTACTCGGTTCGCAATTCGTCTCGTTTGATGAAGCCACGCAAACCGCGACCATGCGTTTCACCGTCAAGCGCGAGATGTGCACCTGGCGGGGCGGGGTGCAAGGTGGCCTGATCGCGGGTTATCTCGACGATGTGATGGGCTATGCCTTTGTCGCCGCCACCGGGGGCGAGATGGCACCGCTCAATCTCGAAATCTCGATGACGCTGATCCGCCTGATCCCAGAAGGGGCGACCGTGATCGGCAAGGGCCGGGTGGTGAAGGCCGGTCGCCGGGTCGTATTCCTCGAAGGCGAATTGCTGGCAGAGGATGGCACGGTTTACGCCCGCTCAACCTCAACCGCGATCCCCACTCCGCGCCCGTCGCCTACCGAAACCGGAATGGGCTGA